A window of the Enoplosus armatus isolate fEnoArm2 chromosome 5, fEnoArm2.hap1, whole genome shotgun sequence genome harbors these coding sequences:
- the ift80 gene encoding intraflagellar transport protein 80 homolog, with translation MRLKTSLLQEPKHKELVSCVGWTTADELYTCSEDHQILKWNLLTSETSLVVKLPEDIYPIDLHWFPKTVGGKKQNQTEIFVLTSTDGKFHLASKIGRIEKSVEAHKGAVLAGRWNYDGTALITAGEDGQVKIWSKSGMLRSTLASQGSPVYSVAWGPDSDRILYTSGRQLVIKPLQPSAKVTQWKAHDGVVLKVDWNSVNDLILSGGEDCKYKVWDSFGRLLYSSSSHDYPVTSLSWAPDGEVFAVGSFNTLRLCDKTGWSYALEKPNTGSVFSLAWSADGTQLAGACGNGHVIFAHVVEQHWEWKNFVITLTKRRTMQVRNVMNDAVDMLEFRDRVIKASLAYGHLVVATSLQCYVYNSRNWNTPLIFDLKEGTVSLILQAEKHFLLVDGAGLYTFSYEGRLISSPKFPGMRADILNAQGVSLSNDTIAIRDKSDEKVILLFDALTGKALGDGKPLTHKLEVVEVALDQCGPSTERKIALIDKNRDLYLTSVRHLGREPKICKIGSMVHSMAWNDAANILCGVQDNQLTVWYYPSAVFADKELLLKTLCIKDGSEFSRAPHILSYVGTKVTLRQGDGSLVYSNIPPYPALLHEYSTSARWEDALRLCRFAKDQSLWACLAGMAMANRELTTAEMAYAAIGELPRVQYINFIKEQPSKESSLAHMLMFSGQVQEAEATLLQAGLIYQAIRVNIDLFSWERALELAVRHKTHVDTVLAYRQKFLQTFGRKETNKRFLQYAEGVEVDWEKIQAKIEMELSKEREKAANAAVRSSVASRR, from the exons ATGAGATTGAAAACATCGCTGCTACAGGAACCCAAAC ATAAGGAACTTGTGAGTTGTGTTGGTTGGACCACAGCAGATGAGCTGTACACATGCAGTGAGGACCACCAGATCCTCAAGTGGAACCTGCTAACCAGTGAGACCAGTCTGGTTGTCAAATTACCAGAGGACATTTACCCCATTGACCTACACTGGTTCCCCAAAACCGTTGGTGGAAAGAAACAGAACCAGACTGAGATCTTTGTCCTTACCAGTACTGATG gGAAGTTCCACCTGGCCTCTAAGATAGGGCGCATTGAAAAGAGTGTTGAAGCACACAAAGGAGCTGTTTTGGCTGGAAGATGGAACTATGATGGGACTGCTCTCATCACAG CTGGAGAAGATGGGCAGGTTAAGATCTGGTCAAAAAGTGGGATGCTACGCTCAACACTAGCCAGCCAAG GCTCTCCTGTGTATTCTGTGGCCTGGGGTCCAGACTCAGACAGAATCCTCTACACATCAGGAAGACAGCTCGTCATCAAGCCTCTGCAACCCAGCGCCAAAGTCACACAG tGGAAGGCTCACGATGGGGTTGTTCTGAAGGTGGACTGGAATTCAGTCAATGACCTCATACTGTCAGGTGGAGAGGACTGTAAATATAAG GTATGGGACAGCTTTGGCCGTCTGCTTTACTCCTCCTCGTCTCATGACTACCCGGTCACCTCTTTGTCCTGGGCTCCAGATGGAGAGGTGTTTGCAGTGGGCTCCTTCAACACGCTGCGGCTCTGTGACAAGACTGGA TGGTCCTATGCGTTGGAGAAGCCCAACACAGGCAGTGTGTTCAGCTTGGCCTGGTCAGCAGACGGCACCCAGCTGGCTGGGGCCTGTGGCAACGGGCATGTCATCTTTGCCCATGTGGTGGAGCAGCACTGGGAGTGGAAGAACTTTGTGATCACCCTTACCAAGAGGAGAACCATGCAG gtgAGGAATGTGATGAACGATGCAGTGGACATGTTGGAGTTCAGAGATCGAGTCATCAAAGCCTCTCTGGCATATGGTCACCTAGTGGTCGCCACTTCCCTCCAGTGCTATGTCTACAA CTCAAGAAACTGGAATACTCCCCTCATCTTTGACCTGAAGGAGGGAACAGTGAGCCTCATCCTGCAGGCGGAGAA ACATTTTCTGCTAGTGGATGGAGCAGGGTTGTATACGTTCTCCTATGAGGGTCGATTGATATCCTCCCCCAAGTTCCCTGGTATGAGAGCTGACATCCTAAATGCCCAGGGTGTCTCGCTTAGTAACGACACCATTGCCATCCGAGACAAGAGTGATGAAAAAG TCATCCTTCTCTTTGACGCCCTGACCGGGAAAGCCCTTGGCGATGGGAAGCCCTTGACTCACAAG ctggaggtggtggaggtagCTCTGGATCAGTGTGGCCCATCCACTGAAAGGAAGATCGCCCTGATCGACAAGAACCGTGACCTTTACTTGACCTCTGTGCGTCATCTTGGGCGAGAACCCAAAATCTGCAAAATTG GTAGCATGGTTCACAGTATGGCATGGAACGATGCTGCTAACATCCTGTGTGGGGTCCAAGACAACCAGTTAACAGTGTGGTACTACCCGAGTGCTGTCTTCGCTGACAAGGAACTGCTGCTTAAAACACTGTGCATAAAGGATGGCAG TGAGTTCAGCCGTGCACCCCACATTCTCAGCTATGTTGGCACCAAGGTGACATTACGCCAAGGAGACGGTTCACTGGTGTACAGCAATATACCTCCCTATCCAGCCCTCCTGCACGAATACAGCACCTCTGCACGCTGGGAGGATGCACTGCGCCTCTGCCGCTTTGCCAAG GACCAATCTTTGTGGGCATGTCTCGCTGGTATGGCAATGGCAAACAGGGAGCTGACCACAGCGGAGATGGCCTATGCTGCCATTGGAGAG TTACCGAGGGTGCAGTACATCAACTTTATAAAGGAGCAGCCATCTAAGGAGTCGTCTTTGGCccacatgctgatgttcagtgGTCAGGTCCAAGAAGCTGAGGCCACCCTGTTACAAGCCGGTCTCATCTACCAGGCCATACGAGTCAACATTGACCTTTTCAGCTGGGAGAG GGCACTGGAGCTGGCAGTCAGACACAAGACCCATGTGGACACCGTGCTGGCCTATAGGCAGAAGTTCCTACAGACATTTGGCAGGAAGGAGACCAATAAGAGATTCCTGCAGTACGCTGAAGGG gtTGAGGTGGACTGGGAGAAAATCCAGGCGAAGATAGAGATGGAGTTgtctaaagagagagagaaagctgctAATGCCGCTGTGAGGAGCAGTGTGGCCTCACGACGTTAA